Proteins co-encoded in one Malus domestica chromosome 09, GDT2T_hap1 genomic window:
- the LOC103442870 gene encoding AP2/ERF and B3 domain-containing transcription repressor TEM1-like, producing the protein MDLISCWNASTRDYSTMNQANGASSNKLPSSRYKGVVPQSNGRWGAQIYEKSNRVWLGTFYDEEEAAKTYDIASLKIRGLDAITQISRNQMKPYECDVTEALFLESHSKAEIVDMLRKHSYANELEMYKHKLYNGCAACALGLDDGGKRMNRERELLFEKVATPSDVGRLNRMVIPKRYAEKHFQVHQSVGFGKGVLLKFEDEVGKLWRFGYCYWSSSQSYVLSKGWIRFVKEKKLKVGDVVRFERSVGEDKKLFIDCRSRNLDISGIGEIHGTVGDPPATVQDDGVVRLFGVNISRKPVHCRE; encoded by the exons ATGGATTTGATTAGTTGCTGGAATGCGAGCACAAGGGACTACTCAACAATGAATCAAGCAAACGGTGCAAGTTCAAACAAGTTGCCTTCTTCTAGGTACAAAGGAGTAGTGCCGCAGTCAAATGGCAGATGGGGAGCTCAGATATACGAGAAGAGTAATCGTGTGTGGTTGGGAACCTtctatgatgaagaagaagctgcTAAAACCTACGACATTGCCTCGCTAAAGATCCGGGGTCTTGATGCTATCACACAGATCAGTCGAAACCAAATGAAACCCTACGAATGTGATGTCACCGAGGCCCTTTTCTTGGAGTCCCATTCCAAGGCTGAGATAGTTGACATGCTTCGAAAACATTCTTATGCCAACGAGCTCGAGATGTACAAGCATAAGTTATACAATGGTTGTGCGGCTTGTGCCCTAGGCCTTGATGATGGCGGAAAGCGTATGAA TCGCGAGAGGGAGTTGCTTTTCGAGAAAGTGGCAACACCAAGCGACGTAGGTAGATTGAACCGCATGGTTATACCAAAACGATATGCTGAGAAGCATTTTCAGGTTCATCAGAGTGTAGGGTTTGGTAAAGGAGTGTTATTGAAATTTGAGGATGAGGTGGGTAAACTGTGGAGGTTTGGGTATTGTTATTGGAGTAGCAGTCAGAGTTATGTGTTGAGCAAAGGGTGGATTCGGTTTGTGAAGGAGAAGAAGCTGAAAGTTGGTGATGTTGTGAGGTTTGAGAGATCGGTAGGGGAGGATAAGAAGCTGTTCATTGACTGTAGATCAAGAAACCTCGACATTTCGGGGATCGGGGAGATACATGGTACTGTTGGTGACCCTCCAGCGACGGTTCAAGATGATGGAGTGGTGAGGTTGTTCGGCGTCAACATATCACGGAAACCTGTGCATTGCAGAGAATAG